TAACTAGGCTTGCCTTCTGAGCTGTATGATTAGATAACTCCCTCAACAAGAATTGAGTTAAAAGAAAAGCAAGTTGACTCGATCTCGTTGTAAATATGACGTACCTACCAGATTCACCGCAGCTGGTCAATCGTTTTACTGGCCACTACTCGGCTGACGGTCTTGAACCGAAATAATTTACCTAACCGAGTATTAAAGTCGTATTGATTGAACTACTTAGCCATACGTCTGATCGCTACTCGATCGTGTTGATGCAGGCGGATCAATTCTTGAGTTTGTTCAATGGCCCAAAACTAAATTTCTGCACCGTTACATGGCACCGTCAATATAAGCCAATTAATTCGTTCAGACGTAAGTTGAGATCACCCTGATTAACAGCCCGGTTAGTGACTGGGTACGCAAACCAGAACAGCGTTTAGTGAATGAATCGTTGGAATGTAAAGTCGGGATGACGCATCGCCAGCTCGTTGTCACTGGATGCCCGTTGTGCTTCCCGCGCGTAGGAAAACATGGTCTGCTCGTAAGCCTGAATAGCGGCCTCTATCGTTTCATAGTTCCCTACCGTCAGGTTGCCCGCCAGAACAAAGGCATCCATCAGGCCGGTATTTACGCCCTGACCAGCAAAGGGCGGCATCAAGTGAGCGGCATCACCAATCAGGGTAATAGGCAACGGTCGATCCGCTTTCCAGGGCTTATTCAACGGTAGCTTTCGGGTGGGCAAACCTATAAAGCCTGAAGTAGCGTCGAATAGTTGATGGTAACGCTCATCCCAATCCACGAATCGCTCGGAAAGAAATAGGCGGATGCGTTCCGGATTCTGAAAATCCAGTCCAGGACCATCGGCCCATTCGTCGGGCCTTCGAAACGTTACGCCATACGCCAATGCCCCGTGATTATTGGGGTTTGCCACGAGTAAGTTGCCGTTGTACGAACTCATCAAAATAGTGTCCTGGCACAAGTGGTAAAAGGCGGGGCATTTCAGTTCGGGCTGGCGTACTTCGCCCTGGATAATAAAGGTGCCCGTATCTTCGACCGGTGTATCCGTTACGTAGGATCTTACCTTGGACATTCCGCCATTGGCCCCAATCACTACGTCCGCTGTCGCATCCGGCTTGCCATCGAAGTGCAGCCGCCACAACCCGCTCTGTTGGTCAAGTCCTGTCAGTTTTCGATCCCAGACAACGGTATCGCTGGCTAAACTATCCACGAGCAGTGTTCGTAAATCGTTTCGGCTGATTTCAGGATTATCGTACTGGTTCTCAAGGGTCGGTCTGTTGGTCAATAACACAGTACCGTGCTGGTCCGCTACCGTTCTTCCCATCGGTTTTGCCCGGGCAAAATAATTCGCCAACAGGCCCGCCTTTTTCAGGGCGACCTGCCCCGACTCCTTGTGCAGGTCAAGCGTACCGCCCCAAATTCTGGCCTGGGCGTTTTGGTCCCGCTCGTAGACCGTTACGTGAATGCCTTCTTGTTGTAGTAAGCGGGCCAGCGTCAGGCCAACGGGTCCTGCCCCGATGATGGCAACTCGTTTGTGGTTAAGTATCATGCGTGTGCGTTGATTAAGTGTGACACAAAACTACGGGGTCTCTTTGCGATAAAATAGCTATCTTAGACTCATAAATAGTCATAAAAGACTTTCCATGAGCGAAGACAACCGATCAACCGTACCGAGTGTACTGATTAAGCTGGCTCACCGATTAGGGACAGACGTAAAAAACTGGCGGTTGGACATCCCCGAACAATTCGGGACCGGTTACTGCACCGGCTTTGTGTTCAATGAGTCGATCCGGTTGATGATCTTCAATTATGAACTCAAGCACGATCTGGTCATCGACAATCCAGATGTTGATACCTGGGGGGGAAGGGTCCTGTTTAAGTTTCAGAACGTGATCGCTACACCAAACACCCTCTCTGAAGGCCGGGAAAGCCCATCTGTTTTGATTGTAACCAGTCGGATAAATCCTAATCTGCTTATTCCGATCCAACGCCGTAGGGCCATGATCAATATTGAGGTAGAGGCTACGTACCTAAAAGGGCTCTTTAGCTCAACCAGGAAATCGCCCGTCTTACAGAGCCTGTTAGACAATACGCAGCCTTTGTTTTTCGAAGAAATGATCTTTCCCTCGTTGCAGATCCTGGTCGATGATTTGGTGAACGAAGCGGTTGATGAAACGTTTGCCCTGTTCTTTCGACGAGTAAAGGCCGAGGAACTGATTTGCCGGTTGTTAATGGCTTTGGAAAGGCGGGATAAGCAGCAGCTCTATGCGTTAAACGGTCAGGACATTCAGACAATTTACCAGCTAAAGGAACGGATGCTTGAACGGCTGGACACTCCGCCGGTGATCAGCGAATTAGCCCAAAGCGCTCACATGAGCCCCACGAAACTGAAACGGTTATTCAGGCAAATATTCGGCAACAGTATCTTTAGCTACTATCAGGCGTTGCGGATCAATGAGGCCGCTCGTTTGTTAACAGCGGAAAAGCGGTCCGTGTCCGAAGTAGGTCATCAATTGGGGTTTACCAACCTGAGTCATTTTTCGAGAGTGTTTACCGAGCACATGGGAATTAAGCCCAAGAAATTTTCAGCCCTGTAAGTTGACTGGTACGCCACCAAAACAAAGGCTAGTGGGTTTAGCTGGGCCAAAGCATCCGGCACTACAGTTTAAGGTGAGGCAGGCCAACGTTAGACCGGCAACCGTTACAAATTCATGCATCTGCTCCTCAATTGGAGCGTTTCATAAAACAGCGTTTAACTGGTGTATACCCCTATCGAAACGAAAAACAGGCTTTATGACGTCTTCAGTAATCGTTCGTGATGACACATTTGGATAAAATTACGGCATTCCACTAAGTTACAGGTATTGCCCTAGTCTACATCGTAACAGATACGCCTAAACCGGACAATCGTGTCCGAAATCGTACAGTACTGTTTTGGTTAACAGGCCCCTGCTACTCATCAGCGGTTTTTCTTCGACTTGGTATGATATTTGGCCGATGAGTAGCATTGTTTTAACCGGGCCTATCCATGATCAGTAACTACATCAAGATCGCCTGGCGGAATCTGATTCGCCAGAAGACCTACAGCCTCCTGACGCTGTTAGGGCTGGCTAGTGGCATGACCTGTTCTCTTCTGCTGGGGCTTTATGTTTATGATGAGCTAACTTTCGACCAGTACCATACCAATGCGGCCAACATCTACCGGCTGAACGTACAGGTCAAGTGGGATGATAATGACATGAATATGGCCATCGGTTCAGCCCCGATGGGACCTGCCCTTCGCCAGGAATACCCCGAGATCAGGAACGTCCTGCGGATCAAAACCGACAACGGATTACTGGTTCGGGTCGGCACGAAAGCTTTGTATGCCAATAATGTCATTTACGCCGATTCGAGCCTGTTCTCCTTTTTTGACTATGCCTTCATCGAGGGAAATCCACGGACCTCCACATTGACGCCCAATAGCATCGTGCTGACCCGTAAATTGGCGATGGCCCTGTTTGGGCGAACCACAGAGCTACTGGGGAAACCCGTTCGCGTAAAAGACGAGCAAGTACTAACAGTGGCTGGTGTGATCGGCGACGTGCCGGCCAACCATCATCTGAATTTCGAGGCTATTATTCCCTACAGCAATACGCAGCTCAACGCCATCAAGCTGGACAAGTGGGATAATTTTGGTTCAGCTACCTACGTCCTGCTCCATCCTAACAGCGATGCGCGGCAGCTGGAAAGCAAGATGCCGGCTTTCTACCGGAAGTACATTGCCCGGGCCATTGGGGATGATACGGGGAAAGGGGTTACATTCCTGATGAGCTTTCAACCACTGGCCAGTATGCACCTGCACTCGTCTCACTTGCTGGGCGTTGGTGCCGGAAACGGGGGAAACATTGCGTACGTGTATACGTTCTCGATCATTGGTCTGTTTATTCTGCTGATCGCTATTGTCAATTACGTCAATCTGGCCACGGCCCGGTCGGCGGGTCGCGCCCGGGAAATTGGCGTCCGAAAGGCAGTGGGGTCCTTACGTCGCCAGTTGGTTGGGCAGTTTCTGGCCGAATCGACCCTGTTGACGATGCTGGCTCTTCTCCTTAGTCTGCTTCTACTGCAACTCATTTTGCCGTTCTTCAATGCCGCAGCCGCCAAGTCGTTATCCCTCAATCTTTGGAATCCCCAACTTAGTGGCCTGCTTGCTGGGTTCGGCTTACTGATTGGCTTGGTTAGCGGTCTTTACCCCGCTTTCGTACTGGCTCGATTCAATCCGGTACTGGTGCTAAAGGGCACATTCTCAACGGGCAGCAGCGGACTTTTCTTACGAAAGTCGCTGGTCGTTTTGCAGTTCACGGTGTCGATCATCATGATTGTAGGGACACTGGTTGTTTATCGCCAGTTGCAGTACATGCAGCATACGCAGTTGGGTTTTAATCAGGAACAGGTCATTGCGCTACCGCTTAAATCCCCCGCTGTTCAACGGTCAGTGGGTGTGCTGAAAGCGACATTAAGCCAGAACTCTGCCATCGAACGGGTCAGCTTAACGAGCGGATCGGTTGGTGGCGACATGAATAATAAAACCACGTTTAGTTTTTACTCGGCCCGTGGTAAAGAACAGCCCATTAACACCGAATATTTTTCGGTAGATCATAGTTTTCTCGACGTCTTACAGATCGGCCTGAGAGAGGGGCGCAACTTCTCTCCCAAATTAGGTAGTGATTCGACGGGAGCGGTGCTGGTCAATGAAGCGATGCTCAAGCGGCTGGGCTGGAAAGACCGAACCGCCGGTTTAGTGGAGTTCAACGACAAACGCATACCCGTTGCAGGTGTCATTCGTGATTTTCATTTGCGCTCGCTACGGAGTCAGATTGAGCCGTTAGTCCTGGTGCTACACGAAGACCAGGGTGATAAGCTGCTGATTCGGATAAAGCCGCAGAACGTCGCAACCGCCTTAGCGTACATTGAGAAAACGTACAAAACAATCAACCCAGATCAACCCTTCGAGTACACGTTCTTAGACCAGACGTTCGCCGATCAGTATCGCGCCGACGAGCGGAAAGGCAACCTGTTTCTGGCTTTCTCCGGCATGGCCATCTTTATCGCCTGTCTGGGTCTGTTTGGGCTGGTCACCTTCACGGCTGAGCAGCGTACCAAAGAAATTGGTGTCCGAAAAGTGCTTGGCGCATCCGTCCCCAGTATTGTCGCTCTGCTTGCCCAGGACTTTTTGAAACTGGTAGTCGTTGCCATTCTCATAGCCTCCCCTATTGCCTGGTGGGCCATGAGTCGCTGGCTCCAGGACTTCGCCTATCGGGTAACTCTATCGTGGTGGCTATTCGGGCTGGCCGGTCTACTAGCGGTTGGTATTGCCCTGCTAACGGTGAGTTTTCAAAGTATCCGGGCTGCCCTGGTCAACCCCGTCAAATCACTGCGATCCGAGTAAACCTTGACGACCATGCTACGAAACTATTGACTCATAACCTGGCGAAATCTGTTCCTCAAATGGGGCGTGGCTGTTGCACAACTCCGCTTGTGCACAAAGTCGTTAAATGGGTTGAGTTTTATATCTTCATCCCTGCAAGGCAGAAAACGAGACCCCCAAAAACTCCTCACTCATTTCCAACTTTCCAGCCGCATTCCGAAGGATAATTTCTACCATCGGCTGAAGGATACGCTCCATTTGGCTTTCCTTTATGAACATACCAAAGTCTGTTATCGCTCAACAGGCAATCCCTCGATTGACTCGGTGGTCTTCTTCAAATTCATGCTCATCAGCTACCTTCAGAACATTACCTCTGACCGAAAGTTAGTGGAGCACTGCGCTACCCAATCTTGGTTTCTTACCAGCCCTCAAACCTAAAGGCCGTATGGTGTGTAAAAATTGGCCGGAAAAGGCTGAATCCATTCAATTGGAAGAAATATTTTAATTGATCAAGTCGGATCGCGGAAGCGAAGTAACTCCAATTTGATACCCAACAGCTAACCGGCACTAACTAATTTATTAGCGAGCTAATGTGTAAAAACGTCGGCACGGACGGTCAGCCGCGGCTGCCGCCCCACGTTTGCACAAAGAGCCCCTTATTTGATGTAGAATGCCTACACAGACTATTACCCCACACGTACCGGCAGCAAAACGCCATGACTGGATCAGGCTATTTCGCTACGGTCATGACTCCGATACACAACCCGCTACCAAACATAATCCCCCAACACGCTCTTAACTCGTATTAAATGTGGTGTTCCTACAGTGCTGTTTTTATTATGACTATTTTACTTGTTTCAGGTCCTGGTATATCACTCAAAGAACCTTATAACAGCGGTATAGAAGCGTTTATCGTTTCACTGGCCAGCCAACTGGTTAATGAAGGGCATGTGGTAGATGTTGTTGCAGGCGAGGCAGCATCCGGCGCTGAATTTACACTTATCAATCCGTTTCCCGGATCGGCTACCGATAAACCTAATTTTTTTGAACGCTTCAGGGAAAAGCGTCAGTTCAAAAAGCTGGATGTCGACTCCTATGACGTGATTCACTATAATATGTTTTACCCGCATCTGTTAAGGGCAGGCTTGTCATTCAATAAACCTTTGTTTCTGACGCTGCATTCACCGGCTGACAAAAACCGAATAGCTGTGTATAAAGAACTTTCCCGGCGAAGCAATATGACATTCGTTGCCATATCGGACAGGGTCAAACGGGAATGGGACCAGGCGCTCGGCATAGACATACCACTCATACACAACGGTATAGACATGAACCTTTGGCCGACGAGCAGCTCCAGGGGCCGTGAGTACCTGCTGTGGTCGGCCCGAATCAACGAAGAGAAAAATGTTGCAGCGGCCATTCGCCTAGCAAAACACATGCAGCTGCCGCTGAAGATCGCTGGCCGAATTGCGGACCAGCATTACTTTGATAAGCGGGTTAAACCGCATCTGGACAATCAAATTGAGTATGTCGGGCACGTAACGCAGCGTGAACTGAGCAGCCTGGCCAAAAAAGCGTCTGCTTACCTGGCAACGGCAACCTGGCAGGAGCCGTTTGGGTTAGCGGCTCTGGAGATGCTGGCAAGCGGTGTGCCCGTCGTAGGATTTGATACGGCTGTTCCGCCCAGTTGGGCGCATGAAAGTGTATCCACAACGTCGTCGCTCCGTTGGCAAGACTTAGTAGAGCTGGTCGAAAAAAGTCATGCGATCAGCCCGGGTACTTGTGCCGCCTTTGCCTCGAACATGAATATCCA
This DNA window, taken from Spirosoma agri, encodes the following:
- a CDS encoding FAD-dependent oxidoreductase, producing MILNHKRVAIIGAGPVGLTLARLLQQEGIHVTVYERDQNAQARIWGGTLDLHKESGQVALKKAGLLANYFARAKPMGRTVADQHGTVLLTNRPTLENQYDNPEISRNDLRTLLVDSLASDTVVWDRKLTGLDQQSGLWRLHFDGKPDATADVVIGANGGMSKVRSYVTDTPVEDTGTFIIQGEVRQPELKCPAFYHLCQDTILMSSYNGNLLVANPNNHGALAYGVTFRRPDEWADGPGLDFQNPERIRLFLSERFVDWDERYHQLFDATSGFIGLPTRKLPLNKPWKADRPLPITLIGDAAHLMPPFAGQGVNTGLMDAFVLAGNLTVGNYETIEAAIQAYEQTMFSYAREAQRASSDNELAMRHPDFTFQRFIH
- a CDS encoding helix-turn-helix transcriptional regulator → MSEDNRSTVPSVLIKLAHRLGTDVKNWRLDIPEQFGTGYCTGFVFNESIRLMIFNYELKHDLVIDNPDVDTWGGRVLFKFQNVIATPNTLSEGRESPSVLIVTSRINPNLLIPIQRRRAMINIEVEATYLKGLFSSTRKSPVLQSLLDNTQPLFFEEMIFPSLQILVDDLVNEAVDETFALFFRRVKAEELICRLLMALERRDKQQLYALNGQDIQTIYQLKERMLERLDTPPVISELAQSAHMSPTKLKRLFRQIFGNSIFSYYQALRINEAARLLTAEKRSVSEVGHQLGFTNLSHFSRVFTEHMGIKPKKFSAL
- a CDS encoding ABC transporter permease → MISNYIKIAWRNLIRQKTYSLLTLLGLASGMTCSLLLGLYVYDELTFDQYHTNAANIYRLNVQVKWDDNDMNMAIGSAPMGPALRQEYPEIRNVLRIKTDNGLLVRVGTKALYANNVIYADSSLFSFFDYAFIEGNPRTSTLTPNSIVLTRKLAMALFGRTTELLGKPVRVKDEQVLTVAGVIGDVPANHHLNFEAIIPYSNTQLNAIKLDKWDNFGSATYVLLHPNSDARQLESKMPAFYRKYIARAIGDDTGKGVTFLMSFQPLASMHLHSSHLLGVGAGNGGNIAYVYTFSIIGLFILLIAIVNYVNLATARSAGRAREIGVRKAVGSLRRQLVGQFLAESTLLTMLALLLSLLLLQLILPFFNAAAAKSLSLNLWNPQLSGLLAGFGLLIGLVSGLYPAFVLARFNPVLVLKGTFSTGSSGLFLRKSLVVLQFTVSIIMIVGTLVVYRQLQYMQHTQLGFNQEQVIALPLKSPAVQRSVGVLKATLSQNSAIERVSLTSGSVGGDMNNKTTFSFYSARGKEQPINTEYFSVDHSFLDVLQIGLREGRNFSPKLGSDSTGAVLVNEAMLKRLGWKDRTAGLVEFNDKRIPVAGVIRDFHLRSLRSQIEPLVLVLHEDQGDKLLIRIKPQNVATALAYIEKTYKTINPDQPFEYTFLDQTFADQYRADERKGNLFLAFSGMAIFIACLGLFGLVTFTAEQRTKEIGVRKVLGASVPSIVALLAQDFLKLVVVAILIASPIAWWAMSRWLQDFAYRVTLSWWLFGLAGLLAVGIALLTVSFQSIRAALVNPVKSLRSE
- a CDS encoding transposase, encoding MAVAQLRLCTKSLNGLSFISSSLQGRKRDPQKLLTHFQLSSRIPKDNFYHRLKDTLHLAFLYEHTKVCYRSTGNPSIDSVVFFKFMLISYLQNITSDRKLVEHCATQSWFLTSPQT
- a CDS encoding glycosyltransferase, which codes for MTILLVSGPGISLKEPYNSGIEAFIVSLASQLVNEGHVVDVVAGEAASGAEFTLINPFPGSATDKPNFFERFREKRQFKKLDVDSYDVIHYNMFYPHLLRAGLSFNKPLFLTLHSPADKNRIAVYKELSRRSNMTFVAISDRVKREWDQALGIDIPLIHNGIDMNLWPTSSSRGREYLLWSARINEEKNVAAAIRLAKHMQLPLKIAGRIADQHYFDKRVKPHLDNQIEYVGHVTQRELSSLAKKASAYLATATWQEPFGLAALEMLASGVPVVGFDTAVPPSWAHESVSTTSSLRWQDLVELVEKSHAISPGTCAAFASNMNIQHMTSNYVKLYRAVLQQQETGEKAILVEERGLPGAAHQPQPLT